A stretch of the Saccharolobus caldissimus genome encodes the following:
- a CDS encoding aminotransferase class I/II-fold pyridoxal phosphate-dependent enzyme — translation MRDATKAVKEDIDNITGAITTPIYQTTAYLYPEGEKYRYSREANPTVLELAKKISELENAEQGIAFSSGMGAISTTALALLRPNNNVLIHRDMFGRSYRFFTDYLRSWGVSVDASNPGNENIIEMCKSKKYDLIFVESITNPLLRVIDIQELAKIAKEQGSILVVDSTFATPINQKPLELGADIVVHSASKFLAGHNDVIAGLVAGYAKYLTIIDQMRRTLGTSLDPHAAYLTLRGIKTLKIRMDVINRNAEQLAEFLEDHPKVTKVYYPGLKSHVDYEIAKKVLKGFGGVLSFEIRGNQENALKVMRSVRLIIPAQTLGGVNSVISHPATMSHRTLTLEERKAIGLTDSLLRLSVGIEDINDLIEDLDRALNSIT, via the coding sequence TTGAGAGATGCTACTAAAGCAGTTAAAGAGGATATAGATAATATTACTGGAGCTATAACTACGCCAATCTATCAAACTACAGCATATTTATATCCTGAAGGTGAAAAATATAGATACTCTAGAGAGGCCAATCCTACAGTCTTAGAATTAGCTAAGAAAATTTCTGAGTTGGAGAATGCTGAGCAAGGTATTGCGTTTTCATCCGGTATGGGAGCTATATCGACTACTGCTTTAGCTCTATTAAGACCTAACAATAATGTTTTAATACATCGTGATATGTTTGGTAGGTCCTATAGATTTTTTACTGATTATTTAAGAAGTTGGGGTGTTAGTGTTGACGCTTCTAATCCTGGAAACGAGAATATTATTGAAATGTGTAAATCTAAGAAATATGATTTGATTTTCGTAGAAAGTATAACAAATCCATTGCTGCGAGTTATAGATATTCAAGAATTGGCTAAAATAGCTAAAGAGCAGGGAAGTATTTTAGTTGTAGATTCAACTTTTGCTACTCCAATAAATCAAAAACCGTTAGAGTTAGGTGCTGATATAGTAGTACATAGTGCTTCTAAATTTTTAGCAGGTCATAATGACGTAATAGCTGGATTAGTTGCAGGATACGCTAAGTATTTAACAATAATAGATCAAATGAGAAGAACATTAGGAACATCTTTAGATCCTCATGCGGCATATCTTACTTTAAGAGGAATTAAGACGCTTAAAATAAGAATGGATGTAATAAATAGAAACGCAGAACAGTTGGCGGAATTTTTAGAGGATCATCCAAAGGTTACTAAAGTTTATTATCCAGGGCTTAAGTCGCATGTAGATTATGAGATAGCTAAAAAAGTATTGAAAGGATTTGGGGGTGTTTTAAGCTTTGAAATAAGGGGAAACCAAGAAAATGCACTAAAAGTTATGAGATCTGTTAGGCTAATAATACCAGCTCAAACCCTTGGAGGAGTTAATTCGGTCATATCACATCCAGCCACTATGTCTCATAGAACTTTAACTCTTGAGGAGAGGAAAGCTATAGGACTAACTGATTCTCTATTAAGATTATCTGTGGGAATTGAAGATATTAATGATTTAATTGAGGATTTAGATAGGGCGTTAAATAGTATAACATAA
- a CDS encoding homoserine kinase gives MECRRAKAYSSSANLGSGFDILSMAHTAFYDIVEIEAEYGKELNITVEANSNIPTEIEKNSASYPVKKILEDIGISASVKIKVIKGVPEGLGLGSSGASAAAAVAAINDLFNLNLSKNDLVKYAMYGEAAVTGSPHPDNVAASIYGGVVSVISTNPVKVVEIPINYIFDILLFVPINIKIREKTKKAREMLPKMVSINDYVLNSRSISSLILGFVKGERDLIRLGLNDEIVEKARLPLFPYYPKIKNLALKYNAIGACVSGAGPSILVLTDKMTDENKIIEEGVKTCKEFNVECKVIKAKLAGGVLVERCY, from the coding sequence GTGGAATGTAGAAGGGCTAAAGCGTATTCAAGTTCAGCCAATTTAGGGTCGGGTTTTGATATTTTGTCAATGGCTCATACTGCATTTTATGACATAGTGGAAATCGAAGCTGAGTATGGGAAAGAATTAAATATAACTGTAGAAGCTAATTCCAATATACCTACTGAAATTGAGAAAAACTCTGCCTCATATCCTGTAAAGAAAATTCTGGAAGATATAGGGATTTCTGCAAGTGTTAAGATTAAGGTAATTAAGGGTGTTCCTGAAGGATTAGGATTGGGTAGTAGTGGAGCCTCAGCTGCTGCAGCAGTCGCTGCAATTAATGATTTGTTTAATTTAAATCTATCTAAAAATGATTTAGTTAAATATGCAATGTATGGGGAGGCAGCTGTAACTGGATCACCTCATCCTGATAATGTTGCGGCAAGTATATATGGTGGGGTTGTTTCGGTTATTTCAACAAATCCAGTAAAAGTAGTTGAGATACCTATTAACTATATTTTTGATATTCTATTATTTGTTCCTATCAACATAAAAATTAGAGAAAAAACAAAAAAAGCTAGGGAAATGTTGCCTAAAATGGTTAGTATCAATGATTATGTTTTAAATTCTCGGAGTATATCGTCGTTAATTTTAGGATTTGTAAAGGGTGAGAGGGATTTAATAAGATTAGGATTAAATGATGAAATCGTTGAGAAGGCTAGGTTACCGCTATTTCCTTATTATCCTAAAATTAAAAACTTAGCACTTAAATATAACGCAATAGGGGCATGTGTAAGTGGAGCGGGCCCATCGATTTTGGTTTTAACGGATAAAATGACCGATGAAAATAAAATTATAGAAGAGGGTGTTAAAACTTGCAAAGAATTTAATGTGGAATGTAAAGTAATCAAGGCTAAACTCGCAGGGGGTGTGTTAGTTGAGAGATGCTACTAA
- a CDS encoding molybdenum cofactor synthesis domain-containing protein yields MRTIIKDESLYSIDDALGIYLSAINYTPRIREIHVKDSYGYIAAENVKAPIDYPPFSRSNVDGYAIRSSCTPGELEIIERIGIGEFKEINLTECKAVEVDTGAIIPMGADAVVKIEEVEIKDGKIKINKKVNFGYNIGWLGSDIPKGFTVLRRGEKISHEKIALLASLGVDKIKVYDKLKIYLIATGDELIEPGNPLKPGKIYESNLHYLISRLKNEYEIVGSTLLSDNIDKIKEEINKATLVADVIIITGGTSAGEKDYVHRAIRELGSIIIHGIKIKPGKPTILGVINNKVVIGLPGNVVSSVVVFDNIVTKILDNLYPRRKEELELGNIKARVVLPVRADKNRDTLIPVYLFKGLEGSYYALPVKFDSYMIGTFALTEGYVILKAGQSVDEGGEVEVKVKRFDNSISIIGEEDKGFLDLDTKNVLLGSLPAIKAIEYKFGDIAIVSSLYSKVDYYDRIVKRNIVVNGEGEEIGYDDWVGMSKIIKNPVIRLKSPSSIYSLVGKAKVYAPESYIKGERVIEEELYVIGITDRGKKFISNLTI; encoded by the coding sequence ATGAGAACTATAATTAAGGATGAGTCTTTATATTCCATAGATGATGCATTAGGAATATATTTATCTGCAATAAATTATACTCCAAGAATTAGGGAAATTCACGTAAAAGATTCTTACGGTTATATTGCAGCTGAAAACGTAAAGGCACCTATCGATTATCCTCCTTTTTCGAGATCTAATGTCGATGGATATGCGATAAGATCCTCGTGTACTCCAGGAGAGCTAGAAATTATTGAAAGGATAGGAATAGGTGAATTTAAGGAAATTAACCTAACAGAATGTAAAGCGGTTGAAGTAGATACTGGAGCCATTATACCTATGGGTGCCGATGCTGTAGTTAAAATAGAGGAGGTTGAAATAAAAGACGGTAAGATTAAAATAAACAAAAAGGTTAATTTTGGCTATAATATTGGCTGGTTAGGTAGTGATATTCCTAAGGGTTTCACTGTATTAAGAAGGGGAGAAAAGATTTCGCATGAGAAAATTGCTTTATTAGCTTCCTTAGGAGTTGATAAGATTAAGGTGTATGATAAGTTAAAGATTTACCTCATTGCGACTGGTGATGAATTAATAGAACCGGGAAATCCTTTAAAACCGGGCAAAATTTATGAATCTAATTTGCATTATCTCATCTCAAGGTTAAAAAACGAATATGAAATTGTTGGCTCCACATTATTAAGCGATAACATAGATAAGATTAAGGAGGAGATAAACAAGGCTACACTTGTTGCTGATGTGATAATTATCACTGGAGGTACTAGTGCAGGTGAGAAAGACTACGTACATAGGGCTATACGAGAATTAGGTAGTATTATAATTCACGGCATTAAAATAAAGCCAGGCAAACCCACGATATTAGGTGTTATTAACAATAAAGTTGTTATTGGTTTGCCAGGTAATGTAGTTTCTTCTGTAGTGGTTTTTGATAATATCGTAACGAAAATCCTAGATAATTTATATCCTAGACGTAAAGAAGAGTTAGAATTAGGCAACATTAAGGCTAGAGTAGTTCTTCCAGTGAGGGCTGATAAAAATAGGGATACGCTAATCCCAGTATATTTGTTTAAAGGTTTAGAAGGCAGCTATTACGCTCTCCCAGTAAAATTTGATAGTTACATGATAGGTACTTTTGCGTTAACGGAAGGCTATGTAATATTAAAGGCTGGACAAAGTGTGGATGAAGGGGGAGAAGTTGAAGTTAAAGTTAAGAGGTTTGATAATTCTATTTCAATTATTGGTGAGGAAGATAAAGGATTTTTGGATCTAGATACTAAAAACGTGTTATTAGGCTCATTACCAGCTATAAAGGCTATTGAATATAAGTTTGGTGATATTGCAATCGTAAGTTCTCTATATAGTAAAGTGGATTATTACGATAGGATAGTTAAAAGAAACATTGTGGTTAATGGTGAAGGAGAAGAAATAGGTTACGATGATTGGGTAGGTATGAGTAAAATTATCAAAAACCCAGTGATTAGACTTAAATCACCTTCATCTATTTATTCTCTAGTTGGTAAGGCTAAAGTTTATGCTCCAGAGAGTTATATTAAAGGTGAGAGAGTTATTGAGGAGGAATTATATGTAATAGGTATTACAGATAGGGGTAAGAAATTTATAAGTAACCTTACTATTTAG
- a CDS encoding PqqD family protein produces the protein MNFEEIKDKRPKKVGELVDKSEEGDNYIVKVSDDKIYELAPIAYYIWAMCDGNRSVNDIVTELSREANLDESQVRDPVVMVLDELEKASLITF, from the coding sequence ATGAATTTTGAGGAAATTAAAGATAAAAGGCCTAAAAAAGTTGGAGAATTAGTAGATAAGAGTGAAGAAGGAGATAATTATATAGTTAAGGTATCTGATGATAAAATCTATGAACTCGCACCTATTGCGTATTACATTTGGGCTATGTGTGATGGTAATAGGAGTGTAAATGATATAGTAACCGAATTAAGTAGGGAAGCTAATTTAGATGAGTCACAAGTTCGTGATCCTGTAGTTATGGTTTTAGACGAGTTAGAAAAGGCGTCTCTCATAACTTTTTAA
- a CDS encoding OB-fold nucleic acid binding domain-containing protein, giving the protein MEEKIGNLKPNMENVSVTVRVLEASDSRQIQTKNGLRTISEAIVGDETGRVKLTLWGKHAGSIKEGQVIKIENAWTTAFKGQVQLNAGSKTKISEVSEDGFPDSSQIPETTPTAPQQMRGGGRGYKGGRRYGRRGGRRQESEEGEEE; this is encoded by the coding sequence ATGGAAGAAAAAATAGGTAATTTAAAACCAAATATGGAAAACGTAAGTGTAACCGTAAGAGTTTTAGAAGCCTCAGATTCGAGGCAAATTCAAACAAAAAATGGACTCAGAACAATTAGTGAGGCTATAGTTGGAGACGAAACTGGAAGAGTAAAACTAACATTATGGGGTAAACATGCTGGTAGCATAAAAGAAGGCCAAGTTATAAAAATAGAGAATGCATGGACTACAGCTTTTAAAGGTCAGGTTCAATTAAACGCAGGTAGTAAAACTAAGATTTCTGAGGTATCTGAGGATGGATTTCCAGATTCCTCCCAAATTCCAGAAACTACACCAACAGCCCCTCAGCAAATGCGTGGTGGAGGAAGAGGATATAAAGGTGGTAGAAGGTATGGGAGAAGAGGAGGAAGAAGACAAGAAAGTGAGGAGGGTGAAGAAGAATGA
- a CDS encoding AAA family ATPase, which translates to MSERSLLELPKKFMEALMAPFVGREEEAKVITLSLLTKEHVILIGEPGTAKSALARRAAELLNAKFFMYLLTKYTEPAELFGALDINALKEGQYKRITKDRLPESQIAFLDEIFNANSAILNALLSLLNERVIYDGYNVIKVPLRTLISASNRVPDEPELEALYDRLLLRHYARPVGEELWKQLLDAAWEIEFTNKWVVKEPIMNIEHLDKLYSYLPQVDLSGVKNKLLKLYAMLEEKGIHLSDRRKGKVLKVVSAHAILNGRLKATEEDLIVLKYIAPREIDDFEKVSALLSEELKTPIKYMKELNEIYNNIKEATKYVDAANESDPRLIELIRSLRATRDRIIALGRESGDEKVEEFSKEVLSEIDKLIEKVARKLGIYP; encoded by the coding sequence TTGAGTGAAAGATCATTACTTGAATTGCCTAAAAAATTCATGGAAGCATTAATGGCACCATTCGTAGGTAGAGAGGAAGAAGCTAAAGTAATAACATTATCATTACTTACCAAGGAACACGTAATATTAATAGGGGAACCAGGTACTGCTAAATCAGCTCTCGCTAGAAGAGCTGCTGAATTATTAAACGCTAAATTCTTTATGTATTTACTAACTAAATATACTGAGCCAGCTGAACTTTTCGGTGCACTTGATATTAATGCTTTAAAGGAGGGTCAGTACAAGAGAATCACAAAAGATAGGTTACCAGAGAGCCAAATAGCCTTTTTAGACGAAATATTTAATGCGAATTCTGCAATATTAAATGCACTATTAAGTCTACTTAACGAAAGAGTAATCTATGATGGTTATAATGTAATAAAAGTGCCTTTAAGGACTTTAATAAGTGCATCTAATAGAGTGCCAGACGAACCAGAATTAGAGGCACTATATGACAGACTCCTATTAAGGCATTACGCTAGACCAGTTGGAGAGGAATTATGGAAACAATTATTAGATGCAGCGTGGGAGATAGAATTCACCAATAAGTGGGTTGTTAAGGAACCTATTATGAATATAGAACATTTAGATAAATTGTACTCATATTTACCTCAAGTTGATTTATCTGGAGTGAAGAATAAATTGCTAAAACTTTACGCAATGTTAGAGGAAAAAGGAATTCATCTCTCTGATAGAAGAAAAGGTAAGGTGTTAAAAGTTGTATCTGCACATGCAATATTAAACGGAAGATTAAAGGCCACCGAAGAAGATTTAATAGTGTTAAAGTATATAGCGCCAAGAGAGATAGACGACTTTGAAAAAGTTTCTGCATTATTATCTGAAGAGCTTAAAACTCCAATTAAATATATGAAAGAATTAAACGAGATATACAATAATATCAAAGAGGCTACTAAATATGTAGACGCTGCTAATGAATCAGATCCCAGATTAATTGAATTAATAAGGAGTTTAAGAGCTACAAGGGATAGAATAATAGCTCTTGGGAGAGAAAGCGGAGATGAAAAAGTGGAAGAGTTCTCCAAAGAAGTTTTAAGTGAAATAGATAAACTAATAGAAAAAGTAGCCAGAAAATTAGGGATTTATCCATGA
- a CDS encoding vWA domain-containing protein, whose product MSEEEGVLRGIDYRDPLVRYRGERIAYTLKKLLGRDIQINETFLIDTYYVHYLPLPIPKGKSEISQNQNIMYSLIDSTLSSEIVLKNREYSIVNSAVSLALTVSYVQNLIEELERIKKTSQSMEEREAAEEILNGLMKGGSPKEGKEQKNVNQQTMEKILKQAHEKAISKAMEDANAVRNMQKIVGGNGAGTGSVLTFEGEIHEVLRLARNTEVKKILEFLSGIPKLGSITKRRTTRFSKGELHGYEEGSDIERIVYSELALPDVLFYLKLAEGQLLLYQKQIKETLGPIYLLLDKSGSMDGEKILWAKAVALALYSRARRENRDFYLRFFDNIPYPLIKVQKNAKSKDVIKMIEYIGKIRGGGGTDISRSIISACEDIKEGHVKGVSEIILLTDGEDKIAETTVRRSLKEANSQLISVMIRGDNADLRRVSDEYLVAYKLDHEDLLRVVEA is encoded by the coding sequence ATGAGCGAAGAGGAAGGTGTATTAAGAGGAATAGACTATAGAGATCCTTTAGTTAGATATAGAGGAGAGAGAATAGCTTATACCCTTAAGAAGCTACTAGGTAGAGATATTCAAATTAATGAAACCTTTTTAATAGATACCTATTATGTTCATTATCTTCCACTACCAATACCAAAAGGAAAAAGCGAGATTTCGCAAAATCAGAATATAATGTACTCATTAATAGACTCCACACTTTCCTCTGAAATCGTATTAAAAAATAGAGAGTACTCAATAGTTAACTCAGCTGTAAGCCTTGCCTTAACAGTAAGCTACGTTCAGAATCTCATAGAGGAGTTAGAGAGAATAAAGAAAACTTCCCAGTCAATGGAGGAAAGAGAAGCTGCAGAAGAAATATTAAACGGATTAATGAAAGGAGGATCGCCTAAAGAGGGAAAGGAACAGAAAAACGTTAATCAACAAACAATGGAAAAAATATTAAAGCAAGCTCATGAGAAGGCAATATCTAAGGCAATGGAGGATGCTAATGCAGTAAGAAACATGCAGAAAATTGTTGGAGGAAATGGAGCAGGTACGGGGAGTGTATTAACGTTTGAAGGGGAAATACATGAAGTACTAAGATTAGCAAGAAATACAGAGGTTAAGAAAATCTTAGAATTCTTAAGTGGAATTCCTAAATTGGGTAGTATTACTAAGAGAAGAACAACCAGATTCTCCAAAGGAGAACTGCATGGATATGAAGAAGGAAGTGACATTGAGAGAATAGTTTATTCAGAACTAGCATTACCTGATGTATTATTTTACTTAAAGTTAGCAGAAGGTCAATTATTACTTTATCAAAAACAAATTAAGGAGACTTTAGGACCTATATATTTGTTGCTAGATAAATCCGGTAGTATGGATGGTGAAAAAATATTATGGGCTAAAGCTGTAGCCTTAGCATTATATAGTAGAGCAAGAAGAGAAAATAGAGATTTCTACTTAAGGTTTTTCGATAATATACCTTACCCATTAATTAAGGTCCAAAAGAACGCTAAAAGTAAGGATGTAATAAAGATGATAGAATATATAGGAAAAATTAGAGGAGGTGGGGGAACTGACATTAGCAGGTCAATAATTTCTGCATGTGAAGATATAAAAGAAGGTCACGTAAAAGGTGTAAGCGAAATAATACTTCTAACTGACGGTGAGGATAAAATAGCTGAGACAACAGTAAGAAGATCACTAAAGGAGGCCAATTCCCAATTAATTAGTGTCATGATTAGAGGAGATAACGCAGACTTAAGGAGAGTATCTGATGAATACTTAGTAGCATACAAGTTAGATCACGAGGACTTATTAAGAGTAGTAGAAGCGTAA
- a CDS encoding succinate dehydrogenase, producing MSEEIRKVIESLGGRVEEWYNVSERPGREPFAKEANYSFDYFWGKIHLRNEGELYILIISRDVFNWKDRVKELKLNGEIIDAAGGLMWIQENGVESLKKDLEFLKNYLESLRKQKQKA from the coding sequence ATGAGTGAAGAGATAAGAAAAGTAATTGAAAGTTTAGGAGGAAGGGTAGAGGAATGGTATAACGTGTCTGAAAGACCAGGGAGAGAGCCTTTTGCAAAAGAGGCCAATTACTCTTTTGATTATTTTTGGGGAAAAATACATTTAAGGAATGAAGGAGAACTATATATTTTAATAATTTCAAGGGATGTATTTAATTGGAAAGATAGAGTAAAGGAGCTAAAATTAAATGGAGAGATTATAGATGCAGCTGGAGGTTTAATGTGGATTCAAGAAAATGGAGTAGAAAGCCTAAAAAAGGATTTAGAATTTCTAAAAAATTATCTAGAATCATTAAGGAAACAGAAACAGAAAGCTTAA
- a CDS encoding CoB--CoM heterodisulfide reductase iron-sulfur subunit B family protein yields the protein MKVAYYPGCATHGLSKDVDIATKKVAEVLGLELVEVPDWNCCGGGFLDEYDEVAHVALNLRNLSQVEKLGLNKMATPCSVCLHSHRLATYKYKEDKEIKKKVDKRLEKTSIKFDGKVSAEHIVWVLIRDVGIETIKKNVKRSLNGLKVGTYYGCQMLRPEQIMEFEQAYNPHSLADLVSATGATPVIFPTMTSCCGFPLMGSNPKAGLKLAYNVLNSAKEAGADIIVHPCSLCHLQLDSLQIKIQSEFNVKWTMPAIYVTQLLGLAFGFSPEELGIGKLAMEVLRVKGVI from the coding sequence GTGAAAGTAGCTTATTATCCAGGATGTGCTACACACGGTTTATCTAAAGACGTAGATATAGCTACTAAAAAAGTAGCGGAAGTTTTAGGTTTAGAACTAGTTGAAGTACCCGATTGGAACTGCTGTGGGGGAGGTTTTCTTGATGAATATGATGAAGTAGCTCATGTTGCTTTGAATTTAAGGAATTTGTCACAAGTCGAAAAACTCGGTTTGAATAAGATGGCAACGCCGTGTAGTGTATGTCTACATAGTCATAGATTAGCCACATATAAATATAAGGAAGATAAAGAAATAAAGAAGAAAGTAGATAAAAGATTAGAGAAAACTTCTATTAAATTTGATGGTAAAGTGAGTGCGGAACATATAGTTTGGGTATTGATAAGAGATGTTGGAATAGAAACGATAAAAAAGAATGTAAAAAGGTCATTAAATGGACTTAAAGTAGGTACATATTATGGTTGTCAAATGTTAAGACCAGAGCAGATTATGGAATTTGAACAAGCTTATAATCCTCATAGTTTAGCGGATTTAGTTTCAGCAACTGGCGCTACACCGGTTATATTTCCTACTATGACCTCGTGTTGCGGATTTCCACTTATGGGCAGTAATCCTAAAGCTGGACTAAAACTAGCCTATAATGTGCTTAACAGTGCAAAAGAAGCTGGAGCTGACATAATAGTCCATCCTTGTAGTCTTTGCCATCTTCAATTAGACTCCCTCCAGATTAAGATTCAAAGCGAGTTTAATGTTAAGTGGACAATGCCCGCAATTTATGTTACTCAACTATTAGGTTTAGCGTTTGGGTTTAGTCCAGAGGAATTAGGTATAGGAAAATTGGCTATGGAAGTGTTAAGGGTTAAGGGAGTGATTTAA
- a CDS encoding succinate dehydrogenase/fumarate reductase iron-sulfur subunit, whose amino-acid sequence MSENLQEQEVIFKIKRFNPEKGFWWQEYKLKVDRFTQFTEALRRIKSEQDPTLSYRASCHMAVCGSCGMKINGEPRLACKTLVLDVVKKYNSNIVTIEPMDYFRPIKDLIVDWDEFYDRMFKVKPRLYPSKEVLEGKAEHRLKPEDQKELWKFAQCIWCGLCVSACPSVRIDPEFLGPAAHAKGYRFLADPRDTITEERMKILIDSSWRCTYCYQCFNVCPRDIEPVTAIKKTRSFTKLYKEKSEVAERGEKHTEAIFESILKTGKIAEAAVYLKTYGILQSLVDLIYMSKTGKLKYALVQERYVQNIDEIKKIMGGESK is encoded by the coding sequence TTGAGTGAAAATTTGCAAGAACAAGAAGTCATATTCAAGATAAAGAGATTTAATCCTGAGAAAGGATTCTGGTGGCAAGAATACAAACTTAAAGTTGATAGATTTACACAATTTACTGAAGCATTAAGAAGGATAAAAAGCGAACAAGATCCCACCCTATCCTATAGGGCTTCTTGCCACATGGCTGTTTGCGGAAGTTGTGGTATGAAAATTAATGGAGAACCTAGGCTGGCATGTAAAACATTAGTGCTGGATGTTGTAAAGAAGTATAATAGTAATATAGTAACTATAGAACCCATGGATTATTTTAGACCTATTAAAGATCTTATCGTTGATTGGGATGAATTTTATGACAGAATGTTTAAGGTCAAACCCAGATTATATCCATCTAAAGAAGTACTTGAAGGAAAGGCTGAACATAGACTTAAACCAGAAGATCAGAAAGAATTATGGAAATTTGCACAATGTATCTGGTGCGGTCTTTGTGTATCTGCATGTCCGTCTGTTAGAATAGACCCAGAATTTTTAGGACCAGCCGCTCACGCTAAAGGATATAGATTTCTCGCTGATCCTAGAGATACGATAACTGAGGAAAGAATGAAAATATTGATTGATAGTTCTTGGCGTTGTACGTATTGTTATCAATGCTTTAATGTATGCCCTAGAGATATAGAACCAGTTACTGCAATTAAGAAAACTAGGAGCTTTACCAAGCTTTATAAGGAAAAATCAGAGGTGGCTGAGAGAGGGGAAAAACATACTGAAGCAATTTTCGAGTCAATATTGAAAACTGGCAAGATTGCTGAGGCTGCAGTATACTTAAAGACTTATGGTATATTACAATCCCTTGTTGATTTAATATATATGTCAAAGACAGGAAAGCTTAAATATGCATTGGTTCAAGAGAGATATGTACAAAATATAGACGAAATCAAAAAAATTATGGGTGGTGAATCTAAGTGA